One stretch of Natronobacterium gregoryi SP2 DNA includes these proteins:
- the hemL gene encoding glutamate-1-semialdehyde 2,1-aminomutase yields MNDDNSRDLYERALSVMPGGVNSAVRAAIEPYPFFVQKGDGGHVVDADGNRYIDWVMGLGPLLLGHDLPEQVQASIQQKASEGPIYGTPTEIEVDLAEFVVRHVPSVEKVRFVNSGTEATTSAVRLARGYTGRNKIVVNQGGYHGAQESTLVEGDHENPAPSSAGVPQSFAEHTLPVPFNDEEAVREVFEEHGDDIAAVMTEPILGNYGIVEPAEGYHEFLREITEEHGSLLIFDEVITGFRVGGLGCAQSEFGITPDITTFGKIVGGGFPVGAIGGRAEIIEQFAPSGPVFQAGTFSGHPVTMAAGLETLKFAAANDVYDHVNDLGDQLRGGLEEIVADQAPEYTVAGTDSMFKVIFTRDGEAPTNAADVQNAETDRWRRVFWGQMKDQNVFLSQNQFECQFVSYNHTEDDVERTLEAYKDAL; encoded by the coding sequence ATGAACGACGACAACTCACGTGACCTGTACGAGAGAGCGCTGTCAGTCATGCCCGGTGGCGTCAACTCGGCCGTTCGTGCGGCGATCGAGCCGTACCCCTTCTTCGTGCAGAAGGGTGACGGCGGCCACGTCGTCGACGCCGACGGCAACCGCTATATCGACTGGGTGATGGGGCTCGGACCGCTGCTGCTGGGTCACGACCTCCCCGAGCAGGTCCAAGCTTCGATCCAGCAGAAAGCCAGCGAGGGGCCGATATACGGCACGCCGACCGAGATCGAGGTCGACCTCGCGGAGTTCGTCGTCCGCCACGTGCCAAGCGTCGAGAAGGTTCGGTTCGTCAATTCGGGGACAGAGGCAACGACCTCCGCAGTTCGACTCGCTCGAGGTTACACGGGCCGGAACAAGATCGTCGTCAACCAGGGCGGCTACCACGGCGCACAGGAGTCGACGCTCGTCGAGGGCGACCACGAGAATCCCGCACCCTCTTCGGCCGGCGTCCCGCAGTCGTTCGCCGAACACACCCTCCCGGTGCCGTTCAACGACGAGGAGGCCGTCCGCGAGGTTTTCGAGGAACACGGCGACGACATCGCGGCCGTGATGACCGAACCCATCCTGGGGAACTACGGCATCGTCGAACCTGCCGAAGGCTACCACGAGTTCCTCCGAGAGATCACCGAGGAACACGGCTCGCTCCTCATTTTCGACGAGGTCATCACCGGCTTCCGCGTCGGCGGCCTCGGCTGTGCCCAAAGCGAGTTCGGCATCACGCCCGACATCACCACATTCGGCAAGATCGTCGGCGGCGGCTTCCCCGTCGGCGCGATCGGTGGTCGCGCCGAAATCATCGAACAGTTCGCCCCCTCCGGCCCGGTCTTCCAGGCCGGCACCTTCTCCGGCCACCCCGTCACGATGGCCGCCGGCCTCGAGACGCTCAAGTTCGCCGCCGCAAACGACGTCTACGATCACGTCAACGACCTCGGCGACCAGTTACGCGGCGGACTCGAGGAGATCGTCGCCGACCAGGCACCCGAATACACCGTCGCCGGCACCGACAGTATGTTCAAGGTGATCTTCACTCGGGACGGCGAAGCGCCGACGAACGCCGCCGACGTGCAAAACGCCGAAACCGACCGCTGGCGGCGCGTCTTCTGGGGGCAGATGAAAGACCAGAACGTGTTCCTCTCGCAGAACCAGTTCGAGTGTCAGTTCGTCAGCTACAACCACACCGAAGACGACGTCGAACGAACTCTCGAGGCGTACAAGGACGCGCTGTAA
- a CDS encoding ammonium transporter, translated as MIEPVALEVTTGDLESLATGMNLLWALTVTFLIFFMHAGFAMLEAGQVRSKNVANQLTKNMLTWAVGIGVFFVIGMGISNNVGSVLGGGESSSLTMFGEGSFDWAMWLFSAVFAMTAATIVSGAVAGRAKLRAYVTYTFLLAAVIYPVVAALVWYAPGGTPILAAFGFSDFAGGMVVHGVGGVAGLTAAWILGARMDKYGADGSVNVIPGHSLTFAVLGTLILCFGWFGFNVGTAATVIDPGTLELADFDYVGSVAMVTALGMGLGAIGASTVSLYTTGKVDTLYVANGMLAGLVGVTGPTDLITPMGAIAIGFLAGAQLPVVFRFVEQRLEIDDVCAVFPVHGSAGMLGLILYPLWSIEGTAVGSGLVAGGILSVEASAFVPQIVGVAVITIWTVAATAAVWGAFKAVGQARVTPDHERDGLDVAEHGVDTYPEFGKPDVATDGGTTVARADGGEPNDGGIKLISAIVRPDRLGAVKTELAAIGAPSLTVTNVSGRGSQPAKKGQWRGEEYTVDLHQKVKVECVVADVSAAEVVDAIREAANTGEPGDGKIFVQSIEDACQIRTGKRGSDAV; from the coding sequence ATGATCGAACCAGTCGCCCTCGAGGTCACGACCGGCGACCTCGAGTCGCTCGCGACGGGGATGAACCTGCTGTGGGCGTTGACCGTCACCTTCCTCATTTTCTTCATGCACGCCGGCTTCGCGATGCTCGAGGCGGGGCAGGTCCGCTCGAAGAACGTCGCGAACCAGCTGACGAAGAACATGCTGACCTGGGCGGTCGGCATCGGCGTCTTCTTCGTGATCGGAATGGGGATCTCGAACAACGTCGGTTCGGTGCTGGGCGGCGGCGAGAGTAGCTCGCTGACGATGTTCGGCGAGGGATCGTTCGACTGGGCGATGTGGCTCTTCAGCGCGGTGTTTGCGATGACCGCTGCCACCATCGTCTCTGGTGCCGTGGCAGGGCGTGCGAAACTGCGCGCGTACGTCACCTACACCTTCCTGCTGGCGGCGGTGATCTACCCGGTCGTCGCGGCGCTGGTCTGGTACGCGCCCGGCGGGACGCCGATTCTGGCCGCGTTCGGCTTTTCCGACTTCGCTGGCGGGATGGTCGTCCACGGCGTCGGCGGCGTCGCCGGTCTCACGGCCGCGTGGATCCTCGGCGCTCGCATGGACAAGTACGGCGCAGACGGGAGCGTCAACGTCATCCCAGGTCACTCGCTGACCTTCGCCGTCCTCGGGACCCTTATCCTCTGTTTCGGCTGGTTCGGCTTCAACGTCGGTACTGCCGCCACCGTGATCGACCCCGGAACCCTCGAGTTGGCCGACTTCGACTACGTCGGAAGCGTCGCGATGGTCACCGCCCTTGGGATGGGTCTGGGTGCGATCGGTGCCTCGACCGTCTCGCTTTACACCACCGGCAAGGTCGATACGCTGTACGTCGCAAACGGCATGCTCGCGGGCCTCGTCGGCGTCACCGGACCGACCGATCTCATCACGCCGATGGGAGCGATCGCCATCGGCTTCCTCGCCGGCGCACAGCTTCCAGTCGTCTTCCGGTTCGTCGAACAACGACTCGAGATCGACGACGTCTGTGCGGTCTTCCCCGTCCACGGCAGCGCGGGGATGCTCGGCCTGATCCTCTACCCGCTCTGGTCGATCGAGGGGACGGCCGTCGGGAGCGGCCTCGTCGCTGGCGGCATCCTCTCGGTCGAAGCGAGCGCGTTTGTCCCCCAGATCGTCGGCGTCGCCGTCATCACGATCTGGACGGTCGCCGCGACCGCCGCCGTCTGGGGTGCGTTCAAAGCAGTCGGACAGGCTCGAGTCACGCCCGACCACGAACGCGACGGCCTGGACGTCGCCGAACACGGCGTCGACACCTACCCCGAATTCGGCAAGCCCGACGTGGCGACCGACGGCGGAACGACCGTCGCCCGCGCGGATGGTGGCGAACCGAACGACGGCGGGATCAAGCTAATTAGCGCGATCGTCCGTCCCGACCGCCTCGGAGCGGTCAAGACGGAACTCGCGGCGATCGGTGCCCCCTCGCTGACGGTCACGAATGTCTCGGGACGTGGCTCCCAGCCCGCCAAGAAAGGCCAGTGGCGTGGCGAGGAGTACACGGTCGATCTTCACCAGAAAGTCAAGGTCGAGTGCGTCGTCGCGGACGTCTCTGCCGCCGAGGTCGTCGATGCCATCCGAGAGGCCGCCAACACCGGCGAACCGGGCGACGGCAAGATCTTCGTCCAGTCGATCGAGGACGCCTGCCAGATCCGGACCGGCAAGCGCGGTTCCGATGCCGTGTGA
- the hemB gene encoding porphobilinogen synthase, whose protein sequence is MDLTHRPRRLRQDGVRGLVSETGLESTDLIAPVFVDATTDERQPIESMPGHERVPLEDAVSRVEDVLETGVEAVMLFGIPESKDPEGTRAWAEDGVIQKATRQITAETDAYVVTDVCLCEYTDHGHCGTLEDGLDAHDEATTTVDNDATLESLERIAVSHAAAGADMVAPSGMMDGMVGAIRSALDREGYDHVPIMSYAAKYESAFYGPFRDAADGAPSFGDRRHYQMDPANRREAVREVALDVEQGADVLMVKPALPYLDIVADVRREFDHPVAAYNVSGEYAMLHAAAEKGWLELEGVALESLLSIKRAGADLILTYFAEDVADALE, encoded by the coding sequence ATGGATCTCACACATCGTCCGCGACGGCTCCGACAGGACGGCGTTCGCGGGCTCGTCAGCGAGACGGGCCTCGAGTCGACGGATCTCATCGCCCCGGTGTTCGTCGACGCGACGACGGACGAGCGACAGCCGATCGAGTCGATGCCCGGTCACGAGCGTGTCCCGCTCGAGGACGCCGTCTCCCGCGTCGAGGACGTCCTCGAGACCGGCGTCGAGGCCGTCATGCTGTTCGGGATTCCGGAGTCGAAAGACCCCGAGGGCACCCGCGCCTGGGCCGAGGACGGCGTGATCCAGAAGGCGACCCGACAGATCACTGCCGAGACCGACGCCTACGTCGTCACCGACGTCTGTCTCTGCGAGTATACCGACCACGGCCACTGTGGCACGCTCGAGGACGGACTCGACGCCCACGACGAGGCGACGACGACCGTCGACAACGACGCCACCCTCGAGAGCCTCGAGCGGATCGCCGTCTCCCACGCCGCGGCCGGCGCGGACATGGTCGCCCCCAGCGGGATGATGGACGGGATGGTCGGAGCGATCCGCTCGGCACTCGACCGGGAGGGGTACGACCACGTCCCGATCATGAGCTACGCGGCCAAGTACGAGAGCGCGTTCTACGGCCCGTTCCGGGACGCTGCCGACGGTGCGCCCTCGTTCGGCGACCGGCGACACTATCAGATGGACCCCGCAAACCGACGGGAGGCCGTCCGCGAGGTCGCACTCGACGTCGAACAGGGTGCCGACGTGCTGATGGTCAAACCCGCCCTGCCGTACCTCGATATCGTCGCCGACGTCCGCCGAGAGTTCGACCACCCCGTCGCCGCCTACAACGTCTCCGGCGAGTATGCCATGCTTCACGCCGCCGCCGAGAAGGGCTGGCTCGAGCTCGAGGGGGTGGCCCTCGAGTCGCTACTGTCGATCAAGCGTGCGGGCGCAGATCTGATTCTGACCTACTTCGCCGAGGACGTCGCCGACGCACTCGAGTAG